In the genome of Spartobacteria bacterium, one region contains:
- a CDS encoding cytidyltransferase encodes MEREPTKRRRHVGCDKKNVERMQETTMKCIAMIPARLGSQRLKQKNWCEMDGIPLIQRVIQKSRMAGVFDEIWVNTEADELGRFAELEGVGYHNRPAELANNQATSEQFVYEFLQKYECDFVVQVHSIAPLLRALDICGYVGKLHEGDADVLLSVVEEPLECMYKGVPVNFAIALASGMKEC; translated from the coding sequence ATGGAGAGAGAGCCGACCAAACGTCGGCGCCACGTAGGATGTGATAAAAAGAACGTGGAAAGAATGCAGGAGACAACGATGAAATGTATTGCGATGATTCCGGCGCGTCTCGGAAGTCAGCGGCTCAAACAAAAGAATTGGTGCGAAATGGATGGGATTCCGCTGATTCAGCGAGTGATTCAGAAGTCCAGGATGGCTGGAGTATTTGATGAAATATGGGTCAATACCGAGGCCGATGAACTGGGGCGGTTTGCGGAGTTGGAAGGGGTTGGATATCACAATCGTCCCGCAGAACTGGCCAATAATCAGGCGACCAGTGAACAGTTTGTTTATGAGTTTCTGCAGAAATATGAGTGTGATTTTGTGGTTCAGGTGCATTCGATTGCCCCCCTGTTAAGGGCGTTGGATATTTGCGGTTATGTGGGTAAACTGCATGAGGGGGACGCCGATGTTTTACTCAGTGTGGTGGAAGAACCGTTGGAATGTATGTATAAAGGCGTTCCGGTAAATTTTGCGATTGCTCTGGCGAGCGGAATGAAGGAGTGCTGA
- a CDS encoding SIS domain-containing protein codes for MSYFETYVNDLYGTLQRVEVTEKGMRVATERGFDRWQEITCKLTEQKRTMYFIGNGASATMASHMAADANKNGGFRSDVFNDVALMTAIANDVAYDQCFALPLRRLGNAGDVLIAISSSGNSPNVVNAVTAARDMGIITVTLTGMSSDNQLRQLGDLNVYLPASTYGQVEAGHQVILHTWLDYYMSDDKKRSGWQ; via the coding sequence ATGTCCTATTTTGAGACGTATGTGAATGATTTGTATGGAACGCTGCAGCGCGTTGAAGTAACCGAAAAGGGAATGCGGGTTGCGACAGAACGGGGTTTTGATCGCTGGCAGGAGATCACCTGTAAGCTAACGGAACAGAAACGGACCATGTATTTTATCGGCAATGGGGCCAGTGCGACTATGGCCAGTCATATGGCGGCAGATGCGAACAAGAACGGCGGGTTTCGCAGTGATGTATTTAATGATGTGGCGTTGATGACGGCGATTGCTAATGATGTGGCCTATGATCAGTGTTTTGCGCTGCCGCTACGTCGGTTAGGCAATGCAGGGGATGTTCTGATTGCGATCAGCAGTTCTGGAAATTCCCCGAATGTGGTCAATGCTGTGACGGCGGCACGGGATATGGGGATTATCACGGTGACCCTTACAGGGATGAGTTCCGATAATCAGTTGCGCCAATTAGGCGATCTGAATGTTTATCTACCTGCGTCCACCTATGGTCAGGTGGAGGCTGGACATCAGGTGATTCTGCATACATGGTTGGATTATTATATGAGCGATGATAAGAAACGTTCGGGTTGGCAATGA